A stretch of Bacteroidales bacterium DNA encodes these proteins:
- a CDS encoding SiaB family protein kinase: MSLDVNQLFIEICGTDAFFAFEGEISSERINIILEEMEKKLVNSPIDVKIRKKVYNIMVECLQNLYHHSDEVPADLASILGKSYGMIVVKKQGDNFRLVVGNFITNEKVELLSGKIDKLNSMSTTELKEMYKFILNYQKLSSKGGGGLGLIDIARKSDNKLEYQFYPYNQSYSFYRLDILV, translated from the coding sequence ATGAGCCTTGATGTTAATCAGTTGTTTATTGAGATTTGCGGGACTGATGCATTTTTTGCCTTTGAAGGTGAAATTTCTTCGGAACGAATTAATATCATATTGGAAGAAATGGAGAAAAAACTGGTAAATTCTCCAATTGATGTTAAAATTCGGAAAAAGGTCTATAACATTATGGTAGAATGTCTTCAGAATTTATATCACCATTCCGATGAGGTTCCTGCAGATTTAGCCTCAATACTGGGAAAAAGTTATGGAATGATTGTCGTAAAAAAACAAGGAGATAACTTTAGGTTGGTTGTAGGTAATTTTATTACCAATGAAAAAGTCGAGTTGTTGTCAGGAAAAATTGACAAATTGAATTCAATGTCGACAACAGAATTGAAAGAAATGTATAAATTCATTCTCAACTACCAGAAATTGTCCTCCAAAGGAGGTGGAGGCCTTGGATTAATTGACATTGCCAGAAAATCAGATAACAAGCTGGAATATCAATTTTATCCTTATAATCAATCATACAGCTTTTACAGATTGGATATTCTCGTTTAA
- a CDS encoding DUF1987 domain-containing protein, whose translation MDTLSIEGTPKTPTVRFDASKGLVEIKGRSIPENSIEFYKPLVDWLETYAKEAKPQTQVNIQLEYFNTSSSKCILDVFKKLEAIHKANSGVTINWFYDEDDEDMLEAGQDYESIIRIPFKMIEVVG comes from the coding sequence ATGGACACATTATCAATAGAAGGAACCCCAAAAACTCCTACCGTTCGGTTCGATGCATCGAAAGGTTTGGTTGAAATCAAAGGTCGTTCGATCCCTGAAAATTCAATTGAATTTTACAAACCATTGGTAGACTGGCTTGAAACTTATGCTAAAGAAGCTAAACCCCAGACACAAGTAAACATCCAACTGGAATACTTCAACACCAGTTCATCCAAGTGTATCCTGGATGTATTTAAAAAACTGGAAGCAATCCATAAGGCAAATTCGGGTGTAACCATTAACTGGTTTTATGATGAAGATGATGAAGATATGCTGGAAGCCGGACAAGATTACGAGTCCATCATCCGCATACCTTTCAAAATGATTGAAGTC